In Nicotiana tabacum cultivar K326 chromosome 19, ASM71507v2, whole genome shotgun sequence, one DNA window encodes the following:
- the LOC107817078 gene encoding KH domain-containing protein At1g09660/At1g09670-like produces the protein MMNMENRIHPGSYFQYSPTGIHAPLQRSSSLTDRERYLADLLGERQKLGPFMQILPVCSRLLNQEIMRASALLSNQFVDQERMGQESPHRSFSQQMNGGQINVGAWSAMQTEENRLLQKMAPFQPSPLDWHVVPGTATTPVVKKVIRLDVPVEKFPNFNFVGRILGPRGNSLKRVEAITECRVYIRGQGSVKDSIKEEKLKDKPGYEHLKEPLHLLVEAEFPEDIIDARIDHAVSILENLLKPVDESMDVYKKQQLRELAMLNGTLREESPSMSPRMSPSMSPFSNTGMKRAKTGR, from the exons ATGATGAATATGGAGAATAGAATACACCCTGGGAGTTACTTCCAGTACTCTCCTACTGGAATCCATGCTCCGCTTCAGAGGTCTTCTTCTCTTACAGATCGTGAAAG ATATTTGGCCGATTTATTGGGAGAGAGGCAAAAATTGGGTCCGTTCATGCAGATACTGCCTGTATGCAGTAGGCTTCTAAACCAAG AAATCATGCGAGCATCAGCATTGTTGTCAAATCAGTTTGTAGATCAGGAAAGGATGGGACAAGAGAGTCCACATAGGTCGTTCAGTCAACAGATGAATGGAGGTCAGATAAATGTAGGGGCATGGAGTGCAATGCAAACTGAG GAAAATAGACTCCTCCAGAAAATGGCTCCATTTCAACCTTCCCCTCTGGATTGGCATGTTGTGCCAGGAACTGCAACCACTCCTGTTGTGAAGAAAGTCATAAGACTTGATGTTCCTGTAGAGAAGTTCCCAAAT TTTAATTTTGTTGGTCGAATTCTGGGACCACGTGGGAATTCCCTAAAGAGGGTTGAAGCCATTACAGAATGTAGAGTCTACATCAGAGGACAAGGCTCAGTGAAGGACTCTATCAAG GAAGAGAAATTGAAAGATAAACCTGGGTACGAGCACCTCAAAGAGCCACTACATCTCCTGGTGGAGGCTGAATTTCCGGAAGACATCATTGATGCCCGTATCGATCATGCAGTTTCAATCCTAGAGAACCTATTAAAGCCTGTG GATGAATCTATGGATGTCTATAAGAAACAACAACTAAGGGAATTGGCCATGCTCAATGGTACATTAAGGGAAGAAAGCCCAAGCATGAGTCCTCGAATGAGCCCTAGCATGTCTCCATTTAGTAATACAGGAATGAAACGAGCAAAGACGGGAAGATGA